AAACTCGATGTACTGGGGCACCTTGTAGGAGGCCAGGCGCTCCTGGCACCAGCGTCGGAGATCCGTGCCCGAGACGCCCTTGGCGTCGGTCTTCAAGACCACGATGGCCTTGATGCGCTCGCCCACCGCCGGGTCCTCCACCCCCACCACGCACGCCCCCATGACGGCCGGGTTGTCTTGGAGCACGGCCTCCACCTCCGAGGCCGAGACCCGGTAGCCCTTGTGCTTGATCACGTCGGCGGTGCGCTCCATGAACTGGATCTCGCCCCGCTCGTTGGCCACCACGAAGTCCCCCATCCGGTAGTACACGTCGCGGCCGATCTTCACGAAGGACCGGGCGTTCTCGGCGGGCTTGTTCCAGTAGCTCTTGATGGTGAAGTCGGCGGTGACGAGGAGCTCGCCGGTCTTGCCCGGGGGCACGTCTTCCAGGGTGCCGGGGTCTACCACCTTGCAGCGGTAGGAGGGCAGCGGCCGGCCGATGACCGTGGGCTGGGGGTCGTCCTCCAGGAGGCTGTAGGCCACGTGGCCGACCTCGGTGGAGCCGTAGACCTGGTAGATGGGAACCCCGGTGTGCTCCTTCCACCGGTTGAAGACCTCCCCCGGGAGCACGTCGCCGCCGCAGTAGCAGTAGCGCACGCTGTCGAGGCGGTACTCCTTGAGGCGGTCGCTCTCGAGGATCATCCGATAGAGGGCGGGCACCCCCAGGAACCACCGCACCCGGTGGCGCTCCACCTCGGCCATCAGGGCGTCCACGTGGGGCATGGGCATGAGGACCACGGTGTTGCCGAAGTTCAGGCCCGCCGCGATCATGAAGCCCTTGGCCATGATGTGGTAGAGGGGGTTGACCATGAGCACCGTGTCGGTGCCCTCCTTGGTGTGGGGCCCCACCACCCGGTCCATCACGTCGCGCACGTAGGCCACCTCGGTCATGTGGTTGCCCGGCACGCCCTTGGGAAAGCCCGTGGTGCCCCCCGTGTAGAGGATCGTGGCGAGATCCTTCCAGGGGTCGATGTCCATGTCCGGCAGTGTCCCTGCGGGCTCGCGCAGGAGGTCGGAGAAGGTGTGGACGTGCTCGCCTTTGGCCACCTTGCCCCGGGGGATGACGTGGAGGAGGTGCCCCAGGCCCACCTTCCACCGGGGCAGGAGCTCGGTGAGCGTGGTTACCACCACGTTCTTGAGGCCCGTGCGGCCCTGCACCTCGTGGACGTAGCCGTAGTTGGTGTCCTGGCAGACCACCGTCTCGACGCCCGCGTCCTGCACCAGGTACTCCAGCTCGTGGGCCGTGTAGATGGGGGAGACCGGCACCACCACCGCCCCGAGCCGCTGGATGGCGAAGTTCGCGATCACCCACTGGGGGCAGTTGGCGAGGTAGAGCATCACCCGGTCCTGGCGCTTGACCCCCCGCCGCGCCAGCGCCCCGGCGAACCGCTCCACGTCGGCGCGCAGCCTCCGGTAGGTGAAGTGCGTCCCCAGGTACACCAGGGCCGCCCGGTCGGGATGCCGCTCGGCCATCTCGAACCACCGGCTGAACGTGAACTCCCGGCGCGACGGGTCGATGGTGAGGCCTTCGAGGGTATAGGGTCGGTCCATGTTCTTACGTTCCAGGTGACGGGTGAAAGTGCCGAGTGACGAGTGACGAGTGTCGCGTGAAGCGGCCGTCGATCCTTCCTCCAACGGACAACGGGCAACTTACAACGGGCAGCCTTTCCTTACTCCAACGGGCAACGGACCACGGGCAACGAGCCGCCTCTATTCAACATCCAAAATACGCCGCCCGCACGTCGGGGTTCCCCAGGAGCTCGTCGCGGGTGCCGGACAGGACGGTGGAGCCGTTCTCCAGGATGACCGCTCGGTCCACGTAGGGCATCACCGGCCGGGCGTACTGTTCGGTGACGATCACCGAGATTCCGCGCTCCTTGCGGATCACGGGGATCGATGCCACCAGGGTGTGCTGGATGCTCGGGGCGAGTCCGAGCAGGGGCTCGTCCAGGAGCAGCAGCCGGGGCTGGGCCATGAGGGCGCGGCCGATGGCCACCATCTGCTGCTCGCCTC
The Thermodesulfobacteriota bacterium genome window above contains:
- a CDS encoding AMP-binding protein, which codes for MDRPYTLEGLTIDPSRREFTFSRWFEMAERHPDRAALVYLGTHFTYRRLRADVERFAGALARRGVKRQDRVMLYLANCPQWVIANFAIQRLGAVVVPVSPIYTAHELEYLVQDAGVETVVCQDTNYGYVHEVQGRTGLKNVVVTTLTELLPRWKVGLGHLLHVIPRGKVAKGEHVHTFSDLLREPAGTLPDMDIDPWKDLATILYTGGTTGFPKGVPGNHMTEVAYVRDVMDRVVGPHTKEGTDTVLMVNPLYHIMAKGFMIAAGLNFGNTVVLMPMPHVDALMAEVERHRVRWFLGVPALYRMILESDRLKEYRLDSVRYCYCGGDVLPGEVFNRWKEHTGVPIYQVYGSTEVGHVAYSLLEDDPQPTVIGRPLPSYRCKVVDPGTLEDVPPGKTGELLVTADFTIKSYWNKPAENARSFVKIGRDVYYRMGDFVVANERGEIQFMERTADVIKHKGYRVSASEVEAVLQDNPAVMGACVVGVEDPAVGERIKAIVVLKTDAKGVSGTDLRRWCQERLASYKVPQYIEFRDMLPKSKVGKLLRREIRDEERRKAGKDTKTRAA